One region of Peromyscus eremicus chromosome 4, PerEre_H2_v1, whole genome shotgun sequence genomic DNA includes:
- the LOC131908234 gene encoding olfactory receptor 8K3-like: METHNLTVVTEFILMGVTDHPELQAPLFGLFLIIYLISLLGNLGMLVLTMVDSRLQTPMYFFLRHLATTDLGYSTAVGPKMLTNFIVGQNRISFNLCATQLAFFLLFIACELFILSAMSYDRYVAICKPLLYMVIMSKRVCWVLVVIPYLYCTTVALLITIKIFTLSFCGYNIISHFYCDSLPLLSLVCSNTQEIEVIMLFLAAFNLISSLLVVLVSYLLILIAILRMNSAEGRRKAFSTCGSHLTVVTVFYGTLIFMYVQPQSSHSFDTDKVASIFYTLIIPMLNPLIYSLRNKDVKDALLRTGKKIHSVFL; encoded by the coding sequence ATGGAGACCCACAACCTCACAGTAGTGACTGAATTTATCCTGATGGGAGTAACTGACCACCCTGAGCTACAGGCCCCATTGTTTGGACTGTTTCTCATCATCTATCTGATTTCACTGCTGGGCAACTTGGGCATGCTTGTCCTCACCATGGTGGATTCTAGGCTGCAAACACCCATGTACTTCTTTCTCAGACACCTTGCTACTACAGATCTTGGTTATTCAACAGCTGTGGGACCCAAAATGTTAACAAATTTTATTGTTGGTCAAAACAGAATATCCTTTAACCTTTGTGCTACACAGTTAGccttttttcttctgttcattGCTTGTGAACTCTTTATTCTGTCTGCAAtgtcctatgaccgctatgtggccatctgtaaGCCTCTGCTTTATATGGTCATCATGTCAAAAAGAGTATGTTGGGTGCTGGTGGTAATCCCTTATCTTTACTGCACAACTGTGGCTCTTCTAATCACAATTAAGATTTTCACTTTGTCTTTCTGTGGCTACAACATCATCAGTCATTTCTACTGTGACAGTCTCCCTTTGTTATCTTTGGTCTGCTCAAATACACAAGAAATTGAAGTGATAATGTTGTTCTTGGCAGCTTTTAATTTGATTTCCTCTCTCCTAGTTGTTCTTGTGTCCTACCTGCTCATCCTCATAGCCATTCTCAGGATGAACTCTGCTGAGGGCAGACGCAAGGCTTTCTCCACCTGTGGGTCTCACTTGACAGTGGTCACTGTCTTCTATGGGACTTTGATATTCATGTATGTGCAGCCCCAATCCAGTCACTCCTTTGACACTGACAAAGTGGCTTCGATCTTTTACACCCTGATCATCCCCATGTTGAATCCCTTGATCTACAGCTTGAGGAACAAAGATGTAAAAGATGCCCttcttaggacagggaaaaaaatacaCAGTGTTTTCCTTTGA